The uncultured Fusobacterium sp. genome segment TCTTAATCTAGTGATACAGTTATCAACATTTTTAATATTTTCCTTTCCTCCTAGACCTTCTATTACAATCTTAGCAATTTCACCATATTTTTTCTCTTTTATTAACTCATTAGTAGCTAAGATAACTTCTTCTCTTCCAGGAGTTTTTATATCAAACTTTAGAATAAACCATTTAAAAATAAAGTAAGTAACTACTGAAAGACATAAACCTATTATAATAAAGTACAACCAGTTAGTTCCCTTATATAATAATCCAAAGATTATAAAGTCAAAAATAGTTCCACGAATATAACCAATAGCAACATTAGCTAAAGATAAACAAACTGCTCCTAAACCTATTATACAAGCATATATTGCATAAAGAATTGGCGATAAAAATACAAATGAAAATTCTAATGGTTCTGTTACATTTCCCAATAGTGCAGTTACTACACAAGTAATCATCAATCCTTTTACCATTTTCTTATTTTCTTTATAAGCAGTTTTATACATAGCCAACGCAATAGCAGGAAAAGCAAACATAGTACAAAGCATTTGTTGTTGAGCCATAAATCTAGTTAATTTTGGCATCAATGACCAATATTGTGAATCTGGACCTTGTTTGAAAAGAATCTCTCCCATTGTAGGAACAACCCCAACAAAAGTAGTTCCATCTATTACATAACTTCCTCCTGCTTCAGTAAATCTAAATAATGCATTCCATAGATGATGAAGTCCAAAAGGAATAAATAATCTTTCTCCTCCAGCAGTAAAGAAAGGACCAAATTTACTTAAAAATACCACAGATAACCCAGTAAGCCCTGTTACAAAATGTTGCCATATAAAAGGAAGTGCAACTCCTATAACTACCATTATTCCCATACAGATTATAGATACAGATTTCTTTCCAGCAAAGAAAGCAAAAGCTATTGGTAATTCTAGATTATAGAATTTATCAGTTGCCCAAGCTGCTATTGCTCCAGCTAAAATTCCACCCATTGCATTTATATTTAACGTTTGTATTCCTAATATTTTTATTTGTCCCATTTGACTCATTACAGCTGAGTCTGCCATATTCCCACTTACTTGTAAACATACACTCATTGATACTATTAAAACTAAATAACTTAAAACAGATGCAAAAACAGCTATTCCTTTATCTTTTTTACTTAAACCATAAGCAACTCCCATAGCAAACAGTAAAGGAATATTATCAAATACTGTTCCAGCTATTGTTCTAAGACTTTTTAATGTAACATTAATAACTGGATTTCCTAAAACAGGAAATTTAGCAATCATATAACTTTGAACAAAAGCACCAGTAATCCCTAAAATCATTCCAATGGGAGCCATAACACCTATTGGTAATAATAGAGAACGACCAAATTTTTGAATTTTGTCAGTATAACTTTTCATCTTACCCTCCTCTTATGTATATATATGTTGACTAAATGTTAACATATGAAAAAGGGTAATTCAATTTAAAACAGATGATATGTTATCTATTTGCAGAAAAAAGTCATAATATATGACTTATGTCATTTGATGTTTTAAAGTTTCTATTATAATTTCAACTATTAAATACATTCCTATTCTAGAAGCACTATCATTTACTTTAGTATCTTTTTGCTCTGATATACAGTATAATTTAAAATCAGCTAATGAACTTAAAGGATTTTTATAAAAATTAGTAATTGAAACTATTTTAGCTTTTTTTATTTTTGCTATTCTTGCTATTTCTAATACTTTATCTGTTTTTCCTGAAAGAGAAATTAAAATAACTAACTCATTATTTTCTAATGTTTTAGCAACATTAGTAATCAAGTTATAATCTTCTAAAAATATACATCTAAATCCTAAAGTCAAAAGCAGATGATTTAAATGAGATCCTACAGATTTACTAGTTCCTCTAGCAACAACATATATAGTTTTTACCTTTTGAATTTCTCTAACTATATTTTTTATCTCTTTAGTATTTACTAAAGAAAATGTTTTTTCTATATCTTCTTTTAAATTTGATTGAATACTTTCATACTCATCTTTTTTTATTTTAGGTATATTCCCAGATTTTAAATAATATTTAAAATCTGTATATCCACTAAAACCTAATTTTTGAGTCATATTTATTATCAGTGTTTTTGAAACTAATATTTTTTTTGCCAAATCCATTATTTTCATATTTTTAACTTCATCTTGATGATTAAATATGTAATCAAAAATCTCTTTTTCACTATTAGTTAAGTCATCATAAAATTTTATTAACTTTTCCATATTCACCTCATACACAAATAATTTCTTTTAACCTAAAGATATTTTAACAAAATTTTAAATAATAGAAAAGTTTTTATAAAAAAACTAACCCAAACTGAAATTATCAATTTGAGTTAGTCATTCTCTAAGCTTTACTATATTGTAAACTATATTTTCTTATATAATAAGTTGATAACATAAGTGTCAACAACTCTGCAATAGGCACTGTCCACCAAATTCCATCATTACCTAAATATTTAGGCAGAATATATAAAAATGCTATTATTAATATTACACCTCTCAACACAGTTATCAATGTAGAAATATCAACTTTTTTAATTGCTGTAAAATATCCAGCCGTAACTATATTTAAACCATTTATAATATAGGCAAAACTATATATTACTAAAGCATACTTTGTCAATGAGAAAGTATCAGGATCATTTAAGAAAGTATGTATTATCTTATCAGCAAAAAGATTTATTCCACCATAGAATATTACTCCTGTAATAATTATCATTATCAAACTTATCTTCAATGTTTTTATTACATTATCATATTTTTTAGCTCCTAAGTTAAAACTCACTATTGGTTGTATTCCTTGGCTAAATCCTATCATTGTCATTACTACAAATGAAGAGATATAACCTATAACCCCAAATGCTGATACTCCCTTTTCTCCTAGAGATTTTAATATTACAAGGTTAAACACAAAAATAGCAATACCTGTTGAAACTTCTGCTAAGAATTCAGCAAAACCTACCTTTGAAATTTTTATTAATTCTAAAAATGAATATTTAATCTTTGTAAATTTTACCCTTTTAGTTTTAAATAAAATATAATAAAGTAGCATTGATGTAGATGTTAATTGAGATATTCCTGTTGCAAAAGCTGCTCCTTTTATTCCATATGGAAAAACTGCTACAAGAAGATAATCTAGTACAGTATTCATAATTCCACCCATTAGAACACATATAGCAGGATAAACTGGGTTCCCATCTACTTTAATATATATTTCTAAGGCATAACCTACCATATAGCATACACAGAATAAAATAACAATACTCATATAATCTTTAACATATGGAAAAAGA includes the following:
- a CDS encoding PTS transporter subunit EIIC; amino-acid sequence: MKSYTDKIQKFGRSLLLPIGVMAPIGMILGITGAFVQSYMIAKFPVLGNPVINVTLKSLRTIAGTVFDNIPLLFAMGVAYGLSKKDKGIAVFASVLSYLVLIVSMSVCLQVSGNMADSAVMSQMGQIKILGIQTLNINAMGGILAGAIAAWATDKFYNLELPIAFAFFAGKKSVSIICMGIMVVIGVALPFIWQHFVTGLTGLSVVFLSKFGPFFTAGGERLFIPFGLHHLWNALFRFTEAGGSYVIDGTTFVGVVPTMGEILFKQGPDSQYWSLMPKLTRFMAQQQMLCTMFAFPAIALAMYKTAYKENKKMVKGLMITCVVTALLGNVTEPLEFSFVFLSPILYAIYACIIGLGAVCLSLANVAIGYIRGTIFDFIIFGLLYKGTNWLYFIIIGLCLSVVTYFIFKWFILKFDIKTPGREEVILATNELIKEKKYGEIAKIVIEGLGGKENIKNVDNCITRLRIDLVNSKLVDQKILEKSGYTGIFFPMANHIHLVYGPLVEFVRNAVDDELKK
- a CDS encoding MATE family efflux transporter — protein: MFNLVILKSLGEKGVSAFGVIGYISSFVVMTMIGFSQGIQPIVSFNLGAKKYDNVIKTLKISLIMIIITGVIFYGGINLFADKIIHTFLNDPDTFSLTKYALVIYSFAYIINGLNIVTAGYFTAIKKVDISTLITVLRGVILIIAFLYILPKYLGNDGIWWTVPIAELLTLMLSTYYIRKYSLQYSKA
- a CDS encoding MurR/RpiR family transcriptional regulator yields the protein MEKLIKFYDDLTNSEKEIFDYIFNHQDEVKNMKIMDLAKKILVSKTLIINMTQKLGFSGYTDFKYYLKSGNIPKIKKDEYESIQSNLKEDIEKTFSLVNTKEIKNIVREIQKVKTIYVVARGTSKSVGSHLNHLLLTLGFRCIFLEDYNLITNVAKTLENNELVILISLSGKTDKVLEIARIAKIKKAKIVSITNFYKNPLSSLADFKLYCISEQKDTKVNDSASRIGMYLIVEIIIETLKHQMT